Proteins encoded by one window of Halomonas chromatireducens:
- a CDS encoding acyl-CoA dehydrogenase: MSQITPVTWEDPFRLIDQLDEDERMVLQTAHDYCQDKLMPRVLEANRHEHFHREILNEMGELGLLGATIDGYGCAGMNYVSYGLIAREVERVDSGYRSAMSVQSSLVMYPIHAFGTDAQREKYLPKLATGEWVGCFGLTEPDHGSDPGSMSTRAVRTDGGWRLNGTKTWITNSPIADVFVVWARDEEGVVRGFILEKGMPGLSAPKIEGKFSLRASITGQIAIQDVEVSDDQRLPGVTGLKGPFSCLNRARFGIAWGSMGAAEACWHAAREYTLDRKQFGRPLAANQLIQKKLADMQTEIALGLQAALRVGRMIDDGQLVPEAISLIKRNNCGKALDIARVARDMHGGNGISDEYHVIRHMMNLEAVNTYEGTHDVHALILGRAQTGLQAFAN, translated from the coding sequence ATGAGCCAGATTACCCCTGTCACCTGGGAAGACCCGTTCCGGCTGATCGATCAGTTGGACGAAGATGAACGCATGGTGCTGCAAACCGCCCATGATTACTGTCAGGACAAGCTGATGCCGCGGGTGCTTGAGGCCAACCGCCACGAGCACTTCCATCGCGAAATCCTGAACGAGATGGGTGAGCTGGGCCTGCTCGGTGCCACCATCGACGGCTATGGCTGTGCCGGCATGAACTATGTGAGCTACGGCCTTATCGCCCGTGAGGTGGAGCGCGTCGACTCCGGCTACCGCAGCGCCATGAGCGTGCAGTCCAGTCTGGTGATGTATCCGATCCACGCCTTTGGCACCGATGCCCAGCGTGAAAAGTACCTGCCCAAGCTGGCCACCGGCGAGTGGGTAGGGTGCTTCGGTCTCACCGAACCCGATCACGGCTCCGACCCTGGCAGCATGTCCACCCGCGCCGTGCGCACCGATGGTGGCTGGCGCCTCAACGGTACCAAGACCTGGATCACCAACTCGCCCATCGCCGATGTGTTCGTGGTCTGGGCGAGAGACGAGGAGGGCGTGGTCCGCGGTTTCATCCTCGAAAAGGGCATGCCGGGTCTCTCGGCGCCCAAGATCGAGGGCAAGTTCAGTCTGCGCGCCTCCATCACCGGCCAGATCGCCATCCAGGATGTCGAGGTCTCCGACGACCAACGCCTCCCCGGCGTCACCGGCCTCAAGGGACCGTTCTCCTGCCTTAACCGTGCCCGCTTCGGCATTGCCTGGGGCAGCATGGGGGCCGCCGAGGCGTGCTGGCATGCCGCCCGCGAATACACCCTGGATCGCAAGCAGTTTGGCCGCCCGCTGGCTGCCAATCAGCTGATCCAGAAGAAACTGGCCGACATGCAGACCGAGATCGCCCTGGGCCTACAGGCGGCGCTGCGCGTCGGTCGCATGATCGATGACGGCCAGCTGGTGCCGGAGGCGATCTCGCTGATCAAGCGCAACAACTGCGGCAAGGCGCTGGATATCGCCCGGGTTGCTCGCGACATGCACGGCGGTAACGGCATCTCCGACGAATACCACGTGATTCGCCACATGATGAATCTCGAGGCGGTGAATACCTATGAGGGCACCCACGATGTCCACGCCTTGATCCTGGGGCGGGCTCAGACGGGCCTCCAGGCCTTCGCCAACTAA